From Cyclobacteriaceae bacterium, a single genomic window includes:
- a CDS encoding alpha/beta hydrolase yields MNKILIVVTLILISGFEVKKSQKFNYRISGNGKPTIIVDLAMGETLQSWHSLQTRLCKLTTVVTYDRLGLGKSDTTSVPRTIENLSIELNEFLTSNGIPGPYLLIGHSLGTSILRKYQNDHHENVLGMILIDPVHEDQFDRLIAIKSKEDQEKTIKWREKFEMTLKTGERNEAIMYHQQMAAMRDVKYPTNIPITIIGSFRVGPGASEEDRQIKKELFNQWLNQAPQIKLVATTKSGHYIQDSEPELLIDEVKLMIEKLRTE; encoded by the coding sequence ATGAATAAAATACTAATTGTTGTAACCCTGATTTTAATTTCTGGATTTGAGGTTAAGAAATCCCAAAAATTTAATTATCGGATATCAGGAAACGGTAAGCCAACAATTATTGTCGATCTGGCAATGGGAGAAACTCTTCAAAGTTGGCACTCCCTTCAGACAAGACTATGCAAGTTGACAACCGTTGTGACTTATGACCGATTAGGACTCGGGAAGTCAGACACCACAAGTGTGCCAAGGACAATTGAAAATTTAAGTATTGAGTTGAATGAGTTCCTGACGAGCAATGGAATTCCAGGACCTTATTTATTGATCGGACATTCGTTAGGGACTTCTATCCTAAGAAAATACCAAAATGATCATCATGAAAATGTTTTAGGTATGATTTTGATTGATCCGGTCCATGAAGACCAATTTGATAGACTTATTGCAATTAAATCTAAAGAGGATCAGGAAAAGACAATAAAATGGAGAGAAAAATTTGAAATGACACTTAAGACTGGAGAGAGAAATGAAGCCATTATGTACCATCAACAGATGGCGGCAATGAGAGATGTTAAGTATCCAACCAATATACCAATAACAATAATCGGTTCATTTCGGGTAGGACCTGGGGCGAGCGAAGAGGATAGACAAATCAAGAAGGAACTTTTCAATCAATGGTTAAATCAGGCCCCACAAATAAAGTTAGTAGCAACAACAAAAAGCGGACACTATATTCAGGATTCAGAACCGGAGTTATTGATTGACGAAGTAAAATTGATGATTGAAAAGTTAAGAACAGAGTAA
- a CDS encoding amidohydrolase family protein, with translation MKKHLIILSAIILIFIIAGCSKELKGDLIIKNIAVIDVLDGTIDNSMDIVIIQDRITEIIPHRENNTYLANEIIDGKDKFIIPGLWDMHTHTWWAYKEFFPLLMANGITGIREMWGDPAEVKKIRNKIDSGLVTGPDIISSGAIIDGNPPLWKGSDIADSPEKARALVRNQKAQGADFIKVYSYLERDVYFAIADECRKEGIPFSGHIPFKISLEEAIHAGQGTLDHFFGVLDFCSTEKEFLTTAMHATDKNDSLFEARKFSTFLTRMRFENKTYDPSQLSNLMSLLAKSNSWVCPTMIAAEGSIDRSTPDFKPKDIINYMPDFAVEDWAPRNDSASIKSRVRNRKIESDWYKQTTSLFKPLKDGGVKFLAGTDYPNPNCYPGFSLHDELQIFVEKAAFTPLEALQTATINPALFLKIDKDIGTVEIGKKANLIILNANPMENINNTRQIDGVILRGKFYKSTVLNDSLEQIVRKVNSADQ, from the coding sequence ATGAAGAAACATCTGATCATCTTATCTGCTATCATTCTCATTTTTATAATCGCTGGATGTTCAAAGGAACTCAAAGGGGACCTGATCATTAAAAATATTGCAGTGATCGATGTTTTGGATGGCACTATTGATAATTCGATGGATATTGTAATTATTCAGGATAGAATAACGGAGATTATACCACACAGGGAAAACAATACGTATTTAGCGAACGAAATTATTGATGGCAAAGATAAATTTATAATACCCGGATTGTGGGATATGCATACGCACACTTGGTGGGCCTACAAAGAATTCTTTCCGTTACTGATGGCTAATGGAATAACCGGAATCAGGGAAATGTGGGGTGACCCCGCGGAAGTTAAAAAAATTCGAAACAAGATTGACAGTGGATTAGTGACAGGGCCGGATATTATAAGTTCGGGGGCAATCATTGATGGTAATCCGCCATTATGGAAAGGTTCTGATATTGCCGACTCTCCCGAGAAAGCAAGAGCCCTTGTCAGGAATCAAAAAGCTCAGGGCGCTGATTTTATAAAAGTGTATTCCTATTTGGAGAGAGATGTCTATTTCGCCATTGCCGATGAATGCAGAAAAGAAGGAATTCCCTTTAGCGGACATATTCCTTTTAAAATTTCTCTTGAAGAGGCAATCCATGCAGGTCAAGGAACACTGGATCATTTTTTTGGAGTTCTGGATTTCTGTTCCACGGAAAAAGAGTTCCTGACTACAGCGATGCACGCTACCGATAAAAATGATTCTCTTTTTGAGGCGCGTAAATTTTCAACCTTCCTAACCAGGATGCGGTTTGAGAATAAAACATATGATCCTTCGCAATTATCGAATCTAATGTCACTCTTAGCAAAAAGTAACTCCTGGGTATGTCCGACTATGATTGCTGCTGAAGGTTCTATCGATCGATCAACGCCTGACTTCAAACCCAAGGACATAATCAATTATATGCCCGACTTTGCAGTTGAAGATTGGGCGCCACGCAATGATTCCGCAAGTATAAAGTCGCGCGTCAGGAACAGAAAGATAGAAAGTGATTGGTACAAGCAAACCACCTCCCTCTTCAAACCATTAAAAGACGGAGGAGTAAAATTTCTTGCCGGTACTGATTATCCAAATCCCAATTGTTATCCGGGTTTTAGTTTGCATGACGAATTGCAAATTTTTGTTGAAAAAGCTGCCTTCACTCCCCTTGAGGCGCTTCAAACGGCTACGATCAATCCGGCATTATTCCTTAAAATAGACAAGGATATTGGAACGGTGGAGATTGGAAAAAAGGCTAACCTCATAATACTTAATGCTAATCCAATGGAGAATATTAATAATACCAGACAAATCGATGGCGTTATCTTGAGAGGTAAATTTTACAAATCAACTGTATTAAATGACTCTCTTGAACAAATAGTTCGGAAGGTTAATTCAGCGGATCAGTGA
- the crcB gene encoding fluoride efflux transporter CrcB: MKELIAVFIGSGLGGLSRFGLGKWVDSWHNHNFPFGTFVVNVVACFILGFVIGLADHKQILSPTARLFLAVGFCGGFSTFSTFSSETLTLFQQGHNTSLVLYILGSILLCVTATFSGLFIAERI; encoded by the coding sequence ATGAAAGAACTAATTGCAGTATTTATTGGTAGCGGACTTGGCGGACTTTCACGGTTCGGACTTGGTAAGTGGGTTGACAGTTGGCACAACCATAATTTTCCATTCGGGACTTTTGTAGTTAATGTGGTGGCTTGTTTCATTTTGGGTTTTGTAATCGGACTTGCTGACCACAAACAAATTCTTTCACCGACAGCACGGCTGTTTTTAGCAGTTGGCTTTTGCGGTGGCTTTAGCACCTTCTCGACTTTCAGTAGCGAAACACTGACACTTTTCCAACAAGGACACAACACAAGTTTAGTGCTTTACATACTTGGTAGCATTTTGCTTTGTGTAACGGCAACCTTTAGCGGACTTTTTATTGCGGAGAGAATTTAA
- a CDS encoding TfoX/Sxy family protein, whose translation MASDQKFVDYILDQIDTSGQVTCKKMFGEYGLYFDNKLFGLVCDNKLFIKPTLSGRQFIGNIVEAPPYPGAKPSFLISEKLDDRDWLKKLVKVTAKELPEPKLRQKKQKDK comes from the coding sequence ATGGCATCAGACCAGAAATTTGTAGACTATATCCTTGACCAAATTGACACCTCCGGACAAGTTACCTGCAAGAAAATGTTTGGCGAATATGGGCTGTATTTTGACAACAAGTTATTCGGCCTTGTATGTGACAATAAACTATTTATTAAGCCCACACTTTCGGGGAGACAATTTATCGGGAACATTGTTGAAGCGCCACCGTATCCAGGAGCAAAGCCAAGTTTTTTAATTTCGGAAAAATTGGACGATCGTGATTGGCTAAAAAAATTGGTTAAGGTAACTGCTAAAGAATTGCCAGAACCAAAACTCAGACAAAAGAAACAAAAGGATAAATGA